From the Vibrio natriegens NBRC 15636 = ATCC 14048 = DSM 759 genome, the window TTGTGCGACTGACCGTATCGCCGTTGGTGCTGTTAAGGCACTGCGTGAAATGGGTATAAAGGTCGGTGAACAAGTACGTGTATTGGGTGTTGGTAATGATGAACTGTCGAGCATCAGTATTCCGAGTTTATCTACTTTCAACTATGCCTTTGATAAGGCGGGGGAAAATGCCGCGAAAATGTTGCTTGAACGTATTGAAGGCCGTGGTGAAGAGATGAGCAAAGTGGTGCTGACGTTCCAAAACATCGAACGTGAAACGTGCTAGATGGAAACACCCTTTTAGGGAACGTTCCCCTAAGCTGAAAATAAAAAAACCGATGCCATTCAATACATCGGTTTTTTTATTGTTATTTCATCCAAACAAACGCTTATTCTGCTGAAGGTTTAGCTTTCGAGTTCGGCTGGTAATGTAATATCACCATTGACGTCGGTGAAAGCAGTACTTCGCCTTCAGCGTGGCCTGGATTTAAGTTGCGTACATTGGTATCACAAATCGTTATCCAGTTTTGCTTGCGATCATTTGGCAACTTAAAGCGCGCAGTCGCATTGGTTTGGTTGATTAAGTACACCAACTCTTGCCCGTCTTTGCCGATCCCAAGGTGAAGTGCCACAGAGCTAAGACGGTTCCAGTCATCATGCTCCATTAAGTGGCCATCAGTTCTTCGCCAGAAAATACGATTGTTATTGCGGCTGTCACCACTGAACGAACGAATAAATGGCACCATGTATTTCTTACGATTGGCAACCATTTGCGACATCCAGACTTTGAAATGTTGTTTACGCTCTGTTTGGCTCCAGTTTAACCAACTGGTTTCGTTGTCCTGACAGTAGGCATTGTTATTGCCTCCCTGTGTATGAGACAGCACATCAGCGGTTAGGATGTGAGGAATGCCGAATGAAAACAACAAGCTCGCGACCAGATTACGTTTCTGCTTTTCGCGAGTCGCAATGATCATCAAGTTTTCCGTCTCACCTTCTACACCGTAGTTTTCTGAGCGGTTATCACCGTGTCCATCTCGGTTCTCTTCGCCATTGGCTTCATTGTGCTTGTGTTTGTACGACACCAGGTCTTGCAGAGTGAAGCCATCATGGTAAGTGATGTAGTTGACGGTCAGCTTGTAAGGCCAATTTGCAGCGCTATAGATATCTCGCGAACCCATCAGGCGAGTCGCGAACTCTTTCAAGTAGCCTTGATCGCCGCGCCAGAAGCTACGAGAGATGTCACGCAGCTTATCGTTACATTCATTCCAGCCAAAGGGGAAGTTACCCACTTGGTAGCCGTTAGGGCCGATATCCCAAGGCTCTGCGATTAACTTGGTTTCACGAAGAATAGGATCCTGTGCCACTGCTTTGAAAAATGCCGCTTCAGGGTTGTAATTGTCTCCCTGACGGCCAAGTGTGGCGGCCAAATCGAAGCGGAAACCATCCACTTTGAATTCACTAACCCAGTAACGAAGCGTATCCATCACTAAGTTTAGAGCCGGTTGATAAGTGAGATCGACGGTATTGCCACAGCCAGTATAGTTCGCAAAGTGGGTGCCATGCTTAATGTAAAAACGTGAATCCAAGGCTTTGAGGTTGAAAATTGTTGGGCCTTCGCCGCCTTCAGCAGTGTGGTTATAGACCACATCAAGAATGACTTCGATCCCGTTTTTATGAAGCTCACGAATGGTTGTTTTTAGCTCTGTAACCGCGTCCTTTTTCGCATAGCGGGGATCGGGGGTCATGAACAGGTAGGGATTATAGCCCCAGTAGTTCGCTTTCTTCATTTCGAGTAAATGGGGCTCGTGCATACACGCGGCGATAGGTAGCAACTGCAACGTGTTAATGTTCTGCTGCTTATAGAAAGCCAACATCTCTGGTGTAGACAAGCCGAGATAATGTCCTTTCTTGGCGGCATCAACTTTGGGGTGAAGTTGAGTGAGACCTTTTACGTGGGTCTCGAATAGCACCATTTCTTCTCTTGGGATTCGCGGGTGTTCCGTTTTCTGCCAGTCAAAATCATCTTTGATAACCACACACTTTGGCATATCAAAGCTTTTCTTTGCAGAGTAAGGAGGTTGGTAATGGAGCGCCTTATCGATTGACTTCGCGTAAGGGTCCGAGATGAGCAGCGGTTCATCATTATGGGAGACGATGTAGCCGTACTTCTGACCAGCCTTAACTTTTGGAATAAAGGTGTGCCGTATACCGGCGTATTCGCCTGGTAGGTCGTGCAGCGTGTACTTGTCGTCGTCGGAAAACAACGCCAGTTTTATGTCTTTATTCTCGGGCGAGTGAATAGAGAAGTTACAGCCTTCTTTATTCAATGTTGCACCCAAGGGGTATGGGCGAGATCGAAATTGCGTCATCTGAGATTCTTTATTTAATAATTATTGCTACCTATAGGAAACTATAAGTTAAAAACTTTGTCTTACTAAGGTCAACAGCCTTAATTACAAAACAAGATAAAATATTCATGTAATTTAATTACTTTAAATATTCACTTTTGTGTTTAAAATTTGATCCTCCTATCATTTTGTACGAGTCCATAAATAAAAATACTTACGGACTACGCCCTATATCCGTGATATAGCTAGATGAAACGACATACGGTATATTTTCTACGCCTTTCTCATCCCCCTTAATTTAGTTTAGGGCGGAGGAAGTCATCCTTGTACGCCTCGGGTAATCTCGATTCTGTTGAAACAAACGGGGACTTGTTCCCATCTTACCTCTCTTTCTCTAGGTGAAGTTAAACTGCCTTTTATTCATCTTTAGAGCGAGCAGGGAAGACAGAATTATAAATACCCTTAATGGAGTTAAGAATGAAAAAAGTAAGTGTAATTGCTGCAGCAGTGGCTGCTTCTTTAGCTGCTGGCTCTGCATTCGCAGTGGATTTTCATGGTTACATGCGTGCTGGTGTTGGCGTGAGTGGTGACGGTGGCCAACAAGTAACATTTGAAAAGAACAAAATTGGTCGTCTTGGTAACGAAGGCGATATCTACGGTGAAGTACAACTAGGCCAAGAAGTTTACAACAACAACGGTAAAACGTTCTACGTAGACTCTATGGTTGCAATGACTTCTAACGGCTCTAATGACTGGGAAAGTACTTCTACTAACTGTGGTTTAAACGACGCTGGCGACGCAGTTGAGTGTGTTGATGATGCACAGTTCGCTCTACGTCAGTTCAACGTACAAGCGAAAGGCCTGCTAAACTTCGCTCCTGAAGCAACACTTTGGGCAGGTAAGCGCTTCTACCAACGTCACGACGTTCATATCTCTGACTTCTACTACTGGAACATCTCTGGCGCTGGCGCGGGTATCGAAGGTATCGAAGCTGGCCCTGGTAAACTATCTTTCGCATGGGTTCGTAACGACCGTTCAGACATCACTGATGAAGGTAACGACGGCGATGCAGCAAACGTTAACACGCTAGACCTTCGCTACGCAGGCCTTTCTCTATGGTCAAATGCGTCTCTAGAAATGGGTCTGGATTACGCAATCGTAAACGAAACTGAAGATGCGTCTAACAGCACTAAAGATGCGAAAAACGGCGTTATGGTTACTGCTGAGTTGACTCAAGGTCTAGACTCTGGCTTTAACAAAACAGTATTCCAATACGGTACTGAAGGTTACTCTAAAGCATTCGCATTCTACGGCGATGGTAGCTGGTACGGTGCAGAAGCTAACGACGGTGCAGACGGCTACCGTATCATCAACTGGGGTGTAATTGGCCTAGGCGACAACTGGGAACTTGGTCACCAGTTAGTGTACGGTGTTGGTAACGACATGTGGGATGGTCAAGACAAGTGGGAAACATTCTCTGTAGTTGCTCGCCCAATGTTCAAATGGGATGAAAACAACAAGACTATCTTCGAAGCGGGTTACGCAATCGACGATAACGATGGTTTCGAAAGCACTTACGGTAAGATGACTGTTGCTCAAGCTTGGTCTGCTGGCTCTAGCTTCTGGGCTCGTCCAGAAATCCGTCTATACGCGACTTACCTAACAGCTGACGACGACAACGATACGCAAAAATTTGACGGCGGTCGTTCAGACGATACATTCCAATTTGGTGTACAAGCTGAAGCTTGGTGGTAATCATCTAGCCACTAAGTCCTAAATTGTCCTAGAATGATACAGCCAGAACCTATCTGGCTGTATTTATTTCAAAAACAATAAAAAAGTCGAGGTAGACAGTAATGAGAAAATGGCTTGCTCCCGTACTGCTGGGCATGTTGGCGTCTGGCTGTGCGTCTGTAGAACAAGTAGAGATGACTTCTAATGACCAGCAACAGGTGATCACCCAGTCTGGTGATATTCAATGGGTACCGCTTGATGTACCTGTGGTTACTGATTTTGCTTTGACTGATAAAAGCCAAATGCTACTGGATGGTAACAGCGCAGGCGCTATCGCCGCGTTTGCACTTCCGGGAAACCGTGGCAGTCTCGATTTACAACTAGAGACATTCGTTAGCACTGATCTTCAATTTTACGCTCCAAATGTAATCGTGGTTAATGCGGACGGAAAAACCGTTTATTCAGCAGATTTTTCAAAGTTTGAGTACGTACCTGCAAAAATGTTGGATAACGACAAATTCGTACTCGATCTCAATGTTATTCCTGACATGAGTGGTAATGACCTTCATGTGTTGATTTACACCACTTCCGAAGATTTGAAAGGAAGTACTCAGATTCTGCATCCGGCGAAAGCCTATGCTAAAGCGCGTCATACTCAGCCGCCAGATATTGCTGATCCATTTGCAAAGCACAGCCCTCTTGGTCAGTTCCGTCTATCGGTAACTGCAAATGATATCGTTACGACTAAGATTGTCGCGAAAAACGATAATATTCCAGAAGGTGCGGAATTAACCGGTTACTACCACCGTGCAATTGAAAGAGCAGTAGCCGAAGACAATATTCCTAAAGCCTTAACCTTGCTCGATGAAGCGAAAGAGTTAGGTATAGAAGGCGCGCAAGATGTATTTGTTAAAGCGGTAAATAGCAAATAATCGAATTTAAAAGGCCAGTGCAATGCTGGCCTTTTAAATAATAAATTAACGTTTAAATATTTACCCCTACATACAGTTACCTCATTCACATATTTATTTTTATCATTTTGTTTTTAATACTAATTAGAGTAATAATTAAACAATATTCCTAACCTGACTTTATGCTCGGGGGAATATACCTATCCAAGTAAATAAGCTCAGCAGGATAAAGTTTTATTACCTCATGCATGAGGGAATCTCAATATTAAACTTTCTCTGTTCTAACGAGCTTTACTAATTAAAAAGGAATGACGTGAATATGAAGATGATGAAG encodes:
- the glgX gene encoding glycogen debranching protein GlgX; its protein translation is MTQFRSRPYPLGATLNKEGCNFSIHSPENKDIKLALFSDDDKYTLHDLPGEYAGIRHTFIPKVKAGQKYGYIVSHNDEPLLISDPYAKSIDKALHYQPPYSAKKSFDMPKCVVIKDDFDWQKTEHPRIPREEMVLFETHVKGLTQLHPKVDAAKKGHYLGLSTPEMLAFYKQQNINTLQLLPIAACMHEPHLLEMKKANYWGYNPYLFMTPDPRYAKKDAVTELKTTIRELHKNGIEVILDVVYNHTAEGGEGPTIFNLKALDSRFYIKHGTHFANYTGCGNTVDLTYQPALNLVMDTLRYWVSEFKVDGFRFDLAATLGRQGDNYNPEAAFFKAVAQDPILRETKLIAEPWDIGPNGYQVGNFPFGWNECNDKLRDISRSFWRGDQGYLKEFATRLMGSRDIYSAANWPYKLTVNYITYHDGFTLQDLVSYKHKHNEANGEENRDGHGDNRSENYGVEGETENLMIIATREKQKRNLVASLLFSFGIPHILTADVLSHTQGGNNNAYCQDNETSWLNWSQTERKQHFKVWMSQMVANRKKYMVPFIRSFSGDSRNNNRIFWRRTDGHLMEHDDWNRLSSVALHLGIGKDGQELVYLINQTNATARFKLPNDRKQNWITICDTNVRNLNPGHAEGEVLLSPTSMVILHYQPNSKAKPSAE
- a CDS encoding maltoporin, encoding MKKVSVIAAAVAASLAAGSAFAVDFHGYMRAGVGVSGDGGQQVTFEKNKIGRLGNEGDIYGEVQLGQEVYNNNGKTFYVDSMVAMTSNGSNDWESTSTNCGLNDAGDAVECVDDAQFALRQFNVQAKGLLNFAPEATLWAGKRFYQRHDVHISDFYYWNISGAGAGIEGIEAGPGKLSFAWVRNDRSDITDEGNDGDAANVNTLDLRYAGLSLWSNASLEMGLDYAIVNETEDASNSTKDAKNGVMVTAELTQGLDSGFNKTVFQYGTEGYSKAFAFYGDGSWYGAEANDGADGYRIINWGVIGLGDNWELGHQLVYGVGNDMWDGQDKWETFSVVARPMFKWDENNKTIFEAGYAIDDNDGFESTYGKMTVAQAWSAGSSFWARPEIRLYATYLTADDDNDTQKFDGGRSDDTFQFGVQAEAWW
- a CDS encoding MalM family protein; this translates as MRKWLAPVLLGMLASGCASVEQVEMTSNDQQQVITQSGDIQWVPLDVPVVTDFALTDKSQMLLDGNSAGAIAAFALPGNRGSLDLQLETFVSTDLQFYAPNVIVVNADGKTVYSADFSKFEYVPAKMLDNDKFVLDLNVIPDMSGNDLHVLIYTTSEDLKGSTQILHPAKAYAKARHTQPPDIADPFAKHSPLGQFRLSVTANDIVTTKIVAKNDNIPEGAELTGYYHRAIERAVAEDNIPKALTLLDEAKELGIEGAQDVFVKAVNSK